The Pungitius pungitius chromosome 10, fPunPun2.1, whole genome shotgun sequence DNA window AGAACCACGGCCAGCCATCTCCTCGCAGATGTGAGACACcgcagcttgtgtgtgtttcaatgccTGTTCTAGAATAtggattttaatatttaattctccgtttttttccttcaatctttcctttccttcaggGCTAAACTGGAGAAAATGCCATCGATCCCAGAGGAGCCAGAGGTTCCCGAGAACGAGGTGGAGCGTTTCACTATGCCTGACTTCATCAAACCCCTCTACGACCTGGATGTGATCGAGGGCAAGGAGGCGGTGCTGAAGTGCAAAGTGGCGGGCCTGCCGTACCCCACCATCGTCTGGTTCCACAATGGCAAACGGATAGAGAGCACCGAGGACAGAAAGATGACACAGTGTAGGAGCTTGGAACAGAAAAACATccagcaaaacacaaaacacagttTATTTCAGTTTCCTGTGATTTGgcatttttattaaaagtaaagaaaaaatgaaaatacaaatggaAAATAACTTAATAAGTTATATgaattagaaaataaattgactACTTCTATAGACTAAATGAAACCCCATTATGGTAGTATCTGATTAGACTGACACTATTGTTCTGAGCATGTAATTAGTCCctagtaaaatatatatgcatTGTTAAAACGGAGCACTGTGCCCTCCAAAAGGACCCATATGACACATAACCAATTCATATGAGCATCTTTCAATCTGCCATCTTTATGCTGAAGACCTGTTTTTACGTTTGGGTAACTTGAATGAGGTTAGGCAAAGGTCATGGTCGTATTTAATAGTAAGTCGGAGACGCCTCACTGTCATAATGTCCCGCTGCTTCCACCGTGCTTCTGAGAATGCACAGTCAACACTAGACTGAGGTCAAGAGGTTGCTTTTCAGACATTTAAATAACAATGAACGTTTTAATTCAACAGTCTCATTCAGTTTAATTTGACATTGTTATAGTCAGCTAAATCGCATAGAGATGCTAACAGGCCAGtatccttcctctcctttcatCTCTGCTTCCTGCTGTAGTTCGTGACGTCCACAGTCTGGTCATCCGCTCTGTGTGCCATGCGCATGGTGGCGTCTACAAGAGTGTCATCTCTAACAAAGTCGGCAAGGCCACCTGTTATGCTCATCTCTATGTCAcaggtgattctttttttttgtggggacTGCTCGTGTGAACGGATTTGCTCAGGAAAGAAGGCAGATCTGAAATATctgttgtcattttcagatatCCTCCCGGATCCTCCGGATGGGTGTCCAGTGATAGAATCCATCACTGGAAAAACCATCACTTTAAGCTGGAAGAAACCAAGGAGGCTGGACCCTTCCATTGGTACGAAGGAATGATGATCCGATTAGATTTGATCAAATGGGAACactacacatacagtatatatatatattgtatttctaaaacatatttaatgatAATTAATAAGCTTCCTAGAAGTGCAGCTAAAACagttgctgtgtttttgtggCAACATTTTGGTGTAGCTTTTTGCATGAAATCTTGTTTCTTTTCAGATCCCAGCTCCCTGATGTATGCCGTCCAGCAACAAGCCCTGGGCTCCATCCAGTGGACCATCATAGCTTCTGGCCTGAAGGAAACCAGCTACACCATCACCACTCTCTCCAAAAGCGTGCGCTACGCTTTCAGGATCCTGACCATCACCTCCAAAGCCTTCAGCAAGCCCTCACCGACCACCGACACGGTGCAGCTCCTGGATCGAGGTGCCATCGGGTTTTCAAagcgtccatccatccattggtgtggatgaatgaaccttttaataaatatgatttgtgtgcacattttcttttaggTCCCTATCTCCAGGAGGCTCCTGTGATTATTGATAAGCCAGATACCGTACATGTGATGGAGAACCAGTCAGTCACCATCACTGTCACCCTCAATCATGTCAACGCCGCCGTCCTCTGGAAGAGGTATCCGCGCCTAGTATCTATGAGCATTTTCTGTTCATACATGGATGTATTGTCCTGTTATATCTTATCCagcatgtgcacgcacacaggcGGCTGTGTGATTATCAAAGAGAAGCGACGCTACAAAAGTCTGTTATTGTGTCTTGACTGACCCAAACCCTTCCCCACAGGAGAGGAGTGGTCCTCTCCAGCAAGCCCGGCCTGTACGAGATGACGATGCCAGACGACGACCAGCAAACGCTGAAGCTGCTCAAGGTGAAGAGTGCTGACATCGGAGTGATGGAGTTTGTGGCATCAAACAAGTTTGGCAGCGACAGCTGCACTTTCAACGTGGAGATGGCAGGTGAGGAGCAGACTGATCCATCTATCTATTTGTTCATCTAAAGCTGATGGAACTATTTTACCTTTGCATCTCTCTCCATAGCTCCACCTACGTTTGAAACTATCATGGAGGACTTGGACGTTTGTGCAGGGGAGACCCCTTGCTTTGCTGTGGTCGTGGAGGGCAAACCTATTCCTGACATCCTCTGGTTCAAGGTGTTTATCCATTTTACCAATCAAACGTAATTCAATAGGTGgacaccaagaaaaaaaaaaaaacttttcataAATCTCAGAAGAACCGATGCCAAAACCTTGAGTGTTTGCTTTCAGAACGACACCCTGCTGTCGGAGAGCAGTCATTACACATTTGTGTATGATGATAACGAATGCTCCCTGGTGGTCCTAAACGCTCGTCCAGAAGACTCCGGGGTTTACACCTGCACTGCCAGGAACTTGGCAGGATCTGTGTCCTGTAAAGCTGAACTCACTATTCATAAAGGTGAGAGGTCAATTCATCAGAGGCACAACTGCATGGCCAACAGCGCGTTTCAGCAACTTAACTATTTGAAGTCAATTCCCTTTGTCTCATTACTGCAGCCAAACTTAAAGAAGATCCAATGGATGACGAGGAGACAATTCGAAGGAAGTTGCGCAGACTGACTGACAACTATGACATTCACAAGGAAATTGGAAGGTAAGGCCCTTTTTTGTAATCTAAAATCCCACCCCTTGATGTTATGAAGATACAAGAAGAACCATTGGCTGCATTGGAACCATATTTCTATTCCGTTAAATAGTGATAGACACCTTTTTCCTGCAGAGGGGCATTTTCCTACGTCAAACGTGTAACCAAGAAGGTTGGCAAAATGGATTATGCTGCTAAATTCATCTCTGCGCGGGCCAAGAAGAAGCTGACTGCCCGTAAAGAGATCAACCTGCTCTCCAAGCTGGACCACGAGAGGATCCTTTTCTTTCAGGACGCCTTTGAGAAAAAGAATACCGTCATCCTCATCACTGAATTGTATCCTTATTCGGCAATTAAAACGCAGGGTACACCACCAGCCGGGGGAcgggttgtgttgtgttgtttttttttgttaaaagtgaaataagtgGGTATACACACGTTGATACTGTGTGTAATAAACAATTAGCACTAATGGTACGGTATTATGCATGAAGGTAGATATAATAGCCTTAATTCATCTTTAAAGATGCCACGAGGAGCTGCTCGACAGATTTACAAGGAAATCTACAGTTATGGAGTCTGATGTAAGTCCAGGGTCTCCACAACTGCAAATCTaacactaaacacacatttcattgaATATCACTGTAATGATCGAATGTACTTTAATACTGGCAAGTTTGTGCTATACCACCAGGTACGCTCATGTGTAAGACAACTGCTTGAGGGCGTGGACTACCTTCATCATCAAAACATTATACACCTTGACATTAAGGTATATACTCTTGAATCTTCACACTcttattctttcattttctttctttggaagTATAAAAAAGGCATATTAGAATTCAGAACTGCACTCAGCAAATGATCATTATACGGTGTGTTCTGATTGCAGATTGTAATAAAACTGCCTTTCTATTGTTTTTTCAGCCTGATAATATCCTCATGGCAGACTCCCACAGTGATCAGATACGAATCTGTGACTTTGGCAACGCGGTGCAGATCACACCCGACGAGGCTCAATACTGCAAATATGGCACACCAGAATTTGTTCCACCAGAAATTGTCAATCAGACTCCTGTGTCAAAAGCTACGGACATCTGGTACGGTGTCTTTTCAATTCATTGCAAATTTTCTTAATTCTCACACAATTTTTTCCTaatcttcttctttcctctcccaGGTCAATTGGAGTCATTGCTTATCTGTGGTGGGTACAATTGTTTGTGGTGTTCTATGTGTTGACCCGTTCAGGACTTCCCAAAGGCTGGCCGTTAAATGTACAGGGTTGTTTCTCTTATTAGTCTGACAGGAGTTTCTCCGTTTGCTGGAGAAAACGACCGCAGCTCCGTGATGAACATCCGGAACTATAACGTGGCCTTTGAGGAGAGCATGTTCGCTGATCTTTGCCGAGAGTCTAAAGGGTTCATCATAAAGCTGCTGGTAGCAGACAGGCTGTAAGTAAAGCTAATCCTCATCTTTATCAAAAACTATTTTAAGTAaaataacaatagggctttcgcccgactttcagtcggctcaggccctaataattgtCTTTGATTCAAATCCATACATTTAATTATAGTAGCAATAAGTCGTGATGCCGGACATCAGTTTAGGTctcaacataaacaaacatggtGTCTCAATATGAGTAAACTgctgtaaaataacattttcaacaatctTAGTGGAATGGTTAACAGAAAAGCTAGACGCAGAGAGGCCTTAACATCGtttgaacacacaaatacaaactgaCTTTATTTCAACAACATGTGAATGAAGCAGTTTGTCTGCGACATTGACTATTCTGAAGTTATACACATAATCTCTGGGCCCTGTCTGTAACCCTCACATGTACTTCCTGTGGTGCTTCTTATTTATTTCTGCAGGAGACCTGATACTCAAGGATGTCTTCGTCACCCCTGGTTCAAGGTAAGACCGGTCCTGTAGCACAGTTTTAACCATCCACAACCACTTGATTATACTAAACAAGATCCCATTTCTCATTCTCATTATtacatttgatgtattttcatTATACAGACACTTAGCAAGGGGAAGGCCTTAAGCACAGAGTCCCTGAAGAAATTTGTGTCTCGCAGAAAGTGGCAGGTGAGGAGTTTCTATTTCCTATTCGGCATCTAGTTTTTATTTGACCCAGTATGGTCGCATCTctgtaattatttgtattttattaagtCATATTTCCACTTTTACAGCGTTCCCTGATCAGCTACAAATCAAAAATGGTCATGAGGTCCATACCGGAGTTGCTTAACGATTCCTCCAGTCATATCTCCATTGCCGTTCCCAGGCACCTTAAAGAAGGTTCACCTTTGCCATCATCATCTTCTGATTCGGATGAAGACATTAATGAACTGCCATTCATTCCAATGCCGCTCAACATGGAATTTTCTGGATCACGGGTGTCACTCAATGACATCCAGACAGGtgagcaggaaacaggaaagcaGGATGGAACAAGTAAATGGTCTGTGCCTCCTGTTCAGGCCCCGGAGGCGATGGAGTGTGACCTCAAAGAAATTGATAAACAAGGGGTTGAATTGACGCCTAAAGGCCGCCTGCGCAAAAGGTCGTCGCAGGACAACGACAGGGGCTCCTCAGATGAAGAATCAGCAGCCGAATTGCAACAAAAGTCCCAGCTGACGAGGAAACCCCTGCGAAGGGGTTCAAGCATGGAGTCAGACAAACCGGAGGGTGGACGGCGGAGAGGAGAGCTAAGACGCGGAGGCTCTGCCGACAGCGCATTGCTGCTCCGGATCACGCCCGAGGAAGGGGCGGGAGAAGGAATTCCGGAGGACGGGAAGAGAGTTCTGAAGAAAGCAGTCTCAATGGAACTACCAAGAAGGAGCACCAGCCCAGGAACTGCCAAGATGAGTCAAGAAGACTACGCTCTTAAACTTGAGCTGATGCGACAGCGACTGCTTCGCGGTGGCTCTGTGGACAACAAGATGAGCGGACTGAGGGGACCTTTGTTGGAAACATTAGGAATGGGAGATGAAAAACGCTACTCCCGTACTGCTCGTTTGGGCCCACCCCCACTGGTCAGGGCTGCATCCAGCGATTCTGCAGTGGAAGAAGATCCCAAACCCAAAGTTTTGCGCAAAACTGCTTCTTTCAGTCAAGGTGATTCAGAACCTATAGCTTTGCACCGCCGTTCAGGAGCTCCCTTGGAGATTCCCTTGGCGCAGGTAGAAGAGAGAAGGCTCAAGCAGGCCATATCTATGTCGGCTCTTACCGAGCAAATCATGCTAGACTCCCGTCCCGTGACTCCCAGGGAACCTTCGCCAAAACCACCGACACCAGAGGCTGTAGTGCAGCAAAgtcaaaacaaagcagaaagCGAGGAATCCTTAATGGAGAAAGAGATACAGCGAGATGAGACGATAAATGAAAAGATGGAAGGGCAGAATACAGATAGTAATTTTGATGAAAGGTCGAGCACAAGTGGTTTCTCAGAGAAGGACATGAGCATATCAGAGGAAGCAATGAATGAATCAGAGTATACAGGCCAGAGAATTCCTACACCACCTTTTGTGGTCCAAAGCTCTGAAGTAGAAGAGAAGATGATGGAAGACGAAGGACAAAATAAGAAAGAAGAATTTGAACAGATTatgaaagaaggagaggaaataaTTGTCAGTGATGAATCAAAAGCTGAAGGACACGTTATAGTTTCTGAAAAATGTGCAGAAAAAGAAGTAACTGCCAAATCTTCCGATGTGGTCATAACCAAAAGCTCAGTTATGATGAGACCAACACAGGAATATTCCCGCCCATCAACAAATGTTGTGTCAACCTATGTAACACCCTCGCCTCCTGCTAAAGTTGTTCTTCCAGATGGAAGGACCTCAGCATATGCAAGTATTATGCAGACCATCATGGTCCCTGCAGTTCAGCCTCTCAGTGACCAACCTTTAGGCCCCTCTACACCCGTTGTTGCTCCAGCCGACTCCGCCCTCTCAGTATCAACTGAAACATTTGCACTCGCCAGCCAGTCCTCTGCTTTACGTGGTTCTCCAAAGCCGGCCATATGGTCGCCCAATGAGCACCCTGCTGTATACTCAAGGGTAGCGTCGCCGGAAATGATGACAAAGGAACCGAGTCCACCAAGGCCTGCCACACATTCCTCATCCCAACAAGAGCCTCAagcaggagttgactttgaggACATTTCCTCTGAGGAGGTCTTTGAGGCCCGCTTCAAAAAACGTGAGTCTTCACTCACAAGAAGTCTTAAATTTCTGTCTCGGTCAAAGAATGAGGACAGATCACAAGCGGCCTCATTAGATCCAACAGAGACTGGTGAAGACATATACAGACCCGGGCCGATTGGTGGGCCATTGCAATTGGCACCAAGAAGACTTGAGGAGAAGTCAAAGTCAGTCCAAGATCTTCGTGAAGCTCAAAAGGACCAAGGCTTCATGCGAAGGCTCTCAATGCGCCTGAAGAGAGCTCCATCCACTGAACGCAAGGACGAAATGACCAAGGAGGAAGAAAGCGTTGGTTCAAGACGTAGACTGTCTTGGACTCTCGGCCGTAAAGGGTCACAGGACAAGAAGGAAGTGGAAGTGGAGGGTGGAGGTAATACATTGGTGGAACAAGATGAAAAGGAGCTTAAGAAACCTAATGAATCACCAGTCTTAGCGATGCGCAGAAAGATCGAATCCACAGTGGCTGGGATCTCCACAAGAATTCGCAGCTactcagaggagaggaaagcatcGGAGGACAAGGAAACGAAGAAGACAcccattttttcaatgcttCGTCGTGCAACATCAGAGAGTCGTGCTTCGAAGGCTGCAAGTGTTCCTCAGAACCAGCTGGCATCTCAGACCAGTAATGGTGCCTCATCAGAGTCTCTAGAATCCATGTCCAGCCTGAAGTCAGACACATTAAAGGGTTTGTATGACATGTACCTTCATTTAAATATGCATGATTGTAGAGCACTGTCAATCAAACTTTCTTAAAtgcataatgttttatttatgggGTCAATTGTTGTATTCTTGTGAAGTTGTGGAGAGTGAGCGCAGATCTCGGTGGGATCGATGGGGCCTAACCAGAGGGAGGCGAGACAAGACGGTGTCACAGCCTGACATACCAACGGCAATCTCCAGAGAAAATAGTTCCCTACGTTCACGCCAGTACTCCAGATTGGCTTCAGGTCAGTTGCAGTCAGATCCCTTGTTTATCTGTCATTAAATATAAGGCTAGATTCAAGTGAAAGATTAGTAGCATCAGTAGGTTGTTCCTGAGATGTAACCTGTCCACCTAGGTGGATCAAAGCAGGGTAGtttttttttgattgattgGTTTATCAATGTACATGTGATGCCTTCAGTGGTCTTATACAATGTACGTctttataataacaaaaaaagagggattAAACATTAAGAGGGattagaaacaaaaaggttCCTAGCTGATTATTGGCCGGACGTTGTTGCGTGTTTTCTGTAATGGTGTTACTAACCATCACAGTGTATTGTAAATCCTAACCGTTTATGTGCTCAAATATTCTTTCCTTCTAGATTTCCCTCCAGTATTCCACATCAAGCTGAGAGATCACGTCCTGCTGGAGGGGGATCCAGTCACCCTGAGCTGTCTGCCAGCAGGCAGCCCCCACCCACACATCACCTGGGTGAAAAGTAAATATCTGAAATTTACCCAGGTCATGGGCTCCCACATGCATAGTCTTGTCAGTTacaataatttagaaaattaTTCCTCTTGCAGATGAATTATGATGCTTAAGACTGCATCACACACGTTACCCTGTTGCATacattgcaaataaatagcacAGGAGATAAGGTAAACAAATGTTGTCCTTTATTACTCTAGAAACCTTGTTTTGTGCTGTGTCTCCTCAGATAAGAAGCCCCTAGAGATTGATGCCAGGATGAACATGATCGCCTGCCCTGATGGCCGGCAGCTACTGATGATCATGCAGACCACCAAAAAGGATGCAGGGGTCTATGAATGTGTTGCTACAAGCCCCCTGGCCACAGTGTCCAGCTCTTGCACAATATCTCTAGCTCGTAAGCCACTTTTATGTCTGTCCGTGAGGGGCAGTAAACCGTAAATTCAGCATACAGTTTCTGTATATTGTAGTGGATATATGGTAAATGACACCTGTGATGAGTAATGTTAGTCTGCTGGATAGAAACCGAGAGCCAGGGATGAAACTGCAGTGAAAGTAATTGGTATGTAACTCcattatatttttgtttgtacAGGTCTGCCTAATCGTCCTGGGACCCCTGAAATACCTCAGAAGTACAACAACACAGCCCTGGTACTGTGGAGGCCCTCAGACACTATGGCCCCATGCACATATTCTCTGGAGAGGAGAGCGGAGGGTCAGTGCTTACTGACAATGGTTAAATGTTCTAATCACTCTTTGAAACAGATGATCGGTGTCAAATGTCCACAAATACTTTTTCCAGCTAATCAATAGATTGTGGCTCGTTGTTCGATCTAGAAAAGTTACTATATTGGAAACATTCAGTACAAATATGAATTGTTGCATTTTGCTACTTCCGTGACTTAG harbors:
- the spegb gene encoding striated muscle-specific serine/threonine-protein kinase isoform X1, which produces MRKAEVQMTLKKGAGEAAPARSPTVPPKRSKVSAEKVAPEPPGPGYAGPSAPAFARKMRNAAVGTGCDIRLKVTVAGDPQPSLYWYHNDELLNMDNQEYGGLWIRDCKPSDAGLYTCIANNHVGEARSSAVLAVLDLGEDSETTDDEQFETKEDGGEFEDQNVHRDAVMDKWAADDYSTRGHEDPSNTTRSPSDNFSRESPPQALPPPSPRLIKRPSTSPMPSRSGSTTPLSFRKKNTVPSDYQDTVPGEFEEKVKQPKPASQGNTQDSQPQTPLSEYSRKEFALRPSPKLTRVSSKVFEKVRGLEERRRSLDIPEGSISGGSWAGFNRAGSVDSDDGGSRLGISRESSREDLREALKEDAAERRSMFRQRAASLEEKPRYSQKVQDIENKFTEELQRIKKLVGKPHMKKSFSTEQLTLKKKQRLPLRKIEPIPPQVLQKLQERERAHWAKEQKEKSYNQQPMQQQQQAQQEQYVLQPQKTASPGSTAVTSPTVSRFGEIAGTPESMQLSDLPGQRSVRELSRVSPVTEIVQRSSSPALYHLQREDSPSRNVAEMTLRKVERRPPSPLVQRVSRMQESPHIQESLLQASQRDETSGRKTPIELALRKLENRPESPLVQKRVVIVQDPAPQPPIKPQRMSPIAPTEDRMEVDLSKIRIPKIIVEDEKMDEGVHVKPSEPRQVTGSAKEGRQLKTKGKNRRPRPMSPELDSSDDSYVSAEEDPLEAPVFEFPLQDTVASAGADVPLKCIIGGTPIPEVTWMRENAEISGNPNYAVKVEGERHTLLVKSARVNDGGKYCVTAVNQVGRASSCATLIVKADSVQEPKGNLGVPRDISSPITSDEEYLSPLEESMDFGGPEQTVDTRFRKPPAFLVTMSDQVVIEGQEVTMSVRISGQPKPLLYWLRDRVTVKSGPRHIVRETEDGTCEMTVKSALRSDSGVYTCKVINEYGTKQCEGKLEVKAPPAEPGLAVIRPVRDLTANAGETVLFECHVIGPKDTDVDWLADGKLIQPALLNCKMHFDGRMCRLLLNSVHEDDSGTYVCKLSTAKEEVTSCGKLKVLPSIEPLFTRKLDVLEVIEGRNARFDCKVSGTPPPKVVWSHFDHPLVESEDIRVLQEGGRHSLFISHVTNEDEGFYTVTARNSHGDAESSAELYIQEPRPAISSQMAKLEKMPSIPEEPEVPENEVERFTMPDFIKPLYDLDVIEGKEAVLKCKVAGLPYPTIVWFHNGKRIESTEDRKMTQFRDVHSLVIRSVCHAHGGVYKSVISNKVGKATCYAHLYVTDILPDPPDGCPVIESITGKTITLSWKKPRRLDPSIDPSSLMYAVQQQALGSIQWTIIASGLKETSYTITTLSKSVRYAFRILTITSKAFSKPSPTTDTVQLLDRGPYLQEAPVIIDKPDTVHVMENQSVTITVTLNHVNAAVLWKRRGVVLSSKPGLYEMTMPDDDQQTLKLLKVKSADIGVMEFVASNKFGSDSCTFNVEMAAPPTFETIMEDLDVCAGETPCFAVVVEGKPIPDILWFKNDTLLSESSHYTFVYDDNECSLVVLNARPEDSGVYTCTARNLAGSVSCKAELTIHKAKLKEDPMDDEETIRRKLRRLTDNYDIHKEIGRGAFSYVKRVTKKVGKMDYAAKFISARAKKKLTARKEINLLSKLDHERILFFQDAFEKKNTVILITELCHEELLDRFTRKSTVMESDVRSCVRQLLEGVDYLHHQNIIHLDIKPDNILMADSHSDQIRICDFGNAVQITPDEAQYCKYGTPEFVPPEIVNQTPVSKATDIWSIGVIAYLCLTGVSPFAGENDRSSVMNIRNYNVAFEESMFADLCRESKGFIIKLLVADRLRPDTQGCLRHPWFKTLSKGKALSTESLKKFVSRRKWQRSLISYKSKMVMRSIPELLNDSSSHISIAVPRHLKEGSPLPSSSSDSDEDINELPFIPMPLNMEFSGSRVSLNDIQTGEQETGKQDGTSKWSVPPVQAPEAMECDLKEIDKQGVELTPKGRLRKRSSQDNDRGSSDEESAAELQQKSQLTRKPLRRGSSMESDKPEGGRRRGELRRGGSADSALLLRITPEEGAGEGIPEDGKRVLKKAVSMELPRRSTSPGTAKMSQEDYALKLELMRQRLLRGGSVDNKMSGLRGPLLETLGMGDEKRYSRTARLGPPPLVRAASSDSAVEEDPKPKVLRKTASFSQGDSEPIALHRRSGAPLEIPLAQVEERRLKQAISMSALTEQIMLDSRPVTPREPSPKPPTPEAVVQQSQNKAESEESLMEKEIQRDETINEKMEGQNTDSNFDERSSTSGFSEKDMSISEEAMNESEYTGQRIPTPPFVVQSSEVEEKMMEDEGQNKKEEFEQIMKEGEEIIVSDESKAEGHVIVSEKCAEKEVTAKSSDVVITKSSVMMRPTQEYSRPSTNVVSTYVTPSPPAKVVLPDGRTSAYASIMQTIMVPAVQPLSDQPLGPSTPVVAPADSALSVSTETFALASQSSALRGSPKPAIWSPNEHPAVYSRVASPEMMTKEPSPPRPATHSSSQQEPQAGVDFEDISSEEVFEARFKKRESSLTRSLKFLSRSKNEDRSQAASLDPTETGEDIYRPGPIGGPLQLAPRRLEEKSKSVQDLREAQKDQGFMRRLSMRLKRAPSTERKDEMTKEEESVGSRRRLSWTLGRKGSQDKKEVEVEGGGNTLVEQDEKELKKPNESPVLAMRRKIESTVAGISTRIRSYSEERKASEDKETKKTPIFSMLRRATSESRASKAASVPQNQLASQTSNGASSESLESMSSLKSDTLKVVESERRSRWDRWGLTRGRRDKTVSQPDIPTAISRENSSLRSRQYSRLASDFPPVFHIKLRDHVLLEGDPVTLSCLPAGSPHPHITWVKNKKPLEIDARMNMIACPDGRQLLMIMQTTKKDAGVYECVATSPLATVSSSCTISLARLPNRPGTPEIPQKYNNTALVLWRPSDTMAPCTYSLERRAEGETNWLIMATGVADCYYNVADLPAGGSFRFRVACVNKAGQGPYSNLSEVVRLSASEPAKSSAPVVVKTVPPPVVMMSSMKVPLIKPAPSKSNPGTPVPPPSSAPAATVAHPAPAVTLRPTVQVEAGRPAVAPPVSRAPSEPALAQTPAPAVQAPAAKAKSTLSISVGRPQTKLALPPIVPPKPQSPVNSVLQIANKSLSPSPTPAPAIGKPISSVPMYVQAATARVTPPSQSSSTPTTTLSVAPVSIPVPAAAPPPVVVVQSLTPLLQLGDSRGTDPSGRVTPSGRATPSGRRTPLGKPGDGSLRQGVPQKPYTFMDEKARGRFGVIRECRENATGNLFMAKIVPYEADSKQTVLQEYDILKSLHHDRVMGLHEAYVTPRYLVLISEYCSGKELLFSLIDRFRYSEDDVVTYIVQILQGLEYLHTRRILHLDIKPENVIITYMNVIKIIDFGSAQTYNPLFLKQFSPPIGTLEYMSPEMLKGDVVGPPADIWSVGVLTFIMLSGKSPFIENDPMETEARIQAAKFDLSKLYQNVSQSASLFLKKILCSYPWARPSIKDCFNNSWLQDAYLMRLRRQTLTFTTTRLKEFLADQQRRREEVSTKHKVLLRSYQSSPHTPTSPATPNVPTYPTSPVTQ